Part of the Pirellulales bacterium genome is shown below.
CGGCCGGCATCTCGCCCTGGCCGCGCCACTTGAAGTGGCTACCCCAAGCGTCACTCACCAGCGGCATCAGGTTCGCGGGGGTGTCGGAATCGAGATCGCTCATGCGGCCGTCGATGCCCGCATAGCGAACCTTGTCGGCCGCGATCCGGTCTGTGGCGCGATCGCCCGAAATCACGACCGTGATCGCGCCGGGGTGTGCTTCGCCAGCACGGACGACGGTGAGCATTTCGGCATAGTTGGCCAGACGTTCCGCGAGCACTTCATAGGCATGCCGGCCGTCGGCCTTGATATCCACGAGCAGCATGAAGGGGGGACCGTCGCGATAGACGCGACCTCCATTCGCCCGCACGCGCGCCAAGAGCGGATCGAGGTATAGCGCCTCGAGCGTCTTTTCCGGTTTCACGTCGCGGCGATTGTGCGCCACCAACAGGGCGCCGTCGACCAGGAAGATATCGGCTTCCACGTTGCAAAAGCCATGATCCAGTGCGTCGGCCAAGGGGCGCTTGTGAGCGTAATCATTGTGGGCGTGGGCGTTGGGCAAGGGCGCGGCATCGGCAGCATGCACGACGGCCGGCATGAGCAGCGTGCAAGCGAGTTGCGCCGCCGCGGCTCGCACAAGGAGGGGGAGATTCGATCGCAAATTGCCTCGATTCATAGGTGTGCCTGCGCCTTGTTGCCCGAGGGTGTGACGTTTAGATTGGTGTCCTTCCCGATTGTCCCAGACCGCGCGACAAATGCCAGCCTCGTGGGCAGCGGCGGCGTGGCTCCTCTTCGAAGGTACGTGCATCCATGAAAGCGATCGCCGTTTTTCCCGGCAAGGCCAATAGCGTACACCTGGCGGATTTGCCGAAGCCGCGCGTCGACGACATTCCCGGTGGGCGCGGCGTGCTGGTCCGCGTGCTGAAGGTGGGGATCGACGCCACGGACAAGGAGATCAACGAAGCCAAGTATGGCGCCGCCCCCCCGGGCTACGACTTTCTGGTGCTGGGGCACGAGAGTTTCGGCATTGTCGAAGAGGTCGGCGCGAACGTGAAGCACGTGCGGCCCGGCGATTACGTGGCAGCCACGGTGCGCCGGCCCGGCGGCTCGATCTACGACAAAATCGGCAACAGCGACATGACCAGCGAGGAGGTCTACTACGAGCGCGGTATCAACCTGTTGCACGGCTTTCTCACCGAACATTACGTCGACGACGCCGAGTTCATCGTCAAGGTGCCGGTGGGGCTGAAGCATTTACACGTGCTGGCCGAACCGATGAGCGTGTCGGCGAAGGCGGTGCAGCAAGCCTTCGAGGCGCAGCGCCGCTTGAAGGTCTGGCAGCCGCGCGTCGCGTACGTTTTGGGCGCGGGCCAGATCGGCTTGCTGACGACGCTCATCCTGCGGCTGCGTGGTCTGGATGTGTACACGCTGGCACGCACCAAGCCGCCCACGGTCAACGCGCAGATCGTAAAAGATCTCGACGCTACCTATGTCAGCACCAGCGAAACCTCGATGGAAGATCTCGCCAAGCGCGTCGGCAAGGCGGATATCATTGTCGATGCCACGGGATCGAGCGCCGTGGCCTTTGGCGCCATGCGCGTGCTGGGCATCAACGGCGTGCTCGTGTGGACGAGCATCACGGGCGGCCTGGAACATATTCAGGTGCCGGCCGATCGATTGAACCTCGACTGGGTGCTCGGCAACAAGCTGCTGTTGGGTAGCGTCAACGGCAATCGCGAACACTTTGAAATGGGGATTCGCGATCTGGCCGTGGGCGAGGTCACGTACCCCGGCGTCATCGAGCGGATTCTCACCAATCCTGTCGAAGGATTGGAGAACTATCGCGAAGCCATGCGCCTGCTGGTCGAGGAGAAGTCGGCGCTGAAGGTCTTCGTCGACGTAGCGGCCGGCTAAACCAGGCGCTACGATCCGCATAACGCGACCTGCACGCTGAAACGTTTGGCGCCGGATGAAGTGTCGCGACGGTTGTCTCGATTTGGAACGCCCGTCTCAAGTTTCGCGTCTCCACGCTCGGTGCCCCGAATGGGTGACCCGATAGTTTGGGTAGATTGTGCGGGCGCCAGATCGGTTTTGGCGCGATCATGCCAGCTTTGAGCCCGACTTTTCGGTCGAACGAACGCGACGATCCCTGCCGCGATCCGCTGGCGCGCGAATTGCAACGCAGGTCATTGACGGGTCAAGGATTACCCGGCCATGATAAACGGTCGGCGCGGAAGAATTTTCCAGGATATATTTCGTATTGCCCGGTGAGTTAGCAACCACGGCAATCACAACACGGGGGAGTCGACATGAAATCGCTAGTTCTGTCAGCAGCATTGGTGTTGGCCACGGCCACCGTCGCCCAGGCGCAGTACGTGACGTACTACAGCAATCCCGTAGTCACGTCGTATTACGCGGAACCTGTGACCTCGTACTACGCGCCGGTAACGACCGCGTACTACGGCGCTCCGGTGACGAGTTACTACACTCCGTACACCTCGTATTACGCCGCCGCTCCGTACACTTCGTACTACACGCCGTATACGTCGTACTATGCTCCGTATACGTCGTATTACGGAGGCTATGCGGCGCCGTATACGTCGTATTACTATCCGGCCTACTATGGCGGATGGTACCGTGGGCCCCTCGGCCGCTGGCGCTATCGCTAGCAGCGAAGCCGCGCATTCCAAAAGCGAAACGATCGGCACCCGGACGTCGGGTGCCGATTTTTTTGCGCTGGTGGCGACGTGCCCCCCACGGCAGCATAGCCCAATTCATCGTGAAAAAACGAACGAATATCACAAAAAAGATTGCAAAACATTGCGGAGGTTTCTAATCTAGGCGAGCTCCTTTTGTTTCGACCGCGCGCTATCTAATTCGGGCCCGCTAACGACGACCAAATCGTAGCGACTTCTCACGCGGTCCTTCCGCCTGGCGCGCCGTACAGGCCTTGCGCCCCATCTGCCACCGCCGGGCCGAACCCTTGCTCGTGCAATCGTACTTCCTAGCAATCGTACTTCCTAGCAATCGCATTACCGAACAGCGGAGAGAACCTGCCATGGGGCAATTCCATCATGATCGAGACACCGGTTGCAGTGCATCGCCTGTCATTCGTCGCCCTAGCATGCTCCTCGTGGCCGCGCTCACGTGCGTGGGCTTGACGGCTTCGGTCGCCGTGGCCGCCCCGACACCGATACTGCCGATCGATCCGGCAACGCAACTGGCCAATTCGCCGGGACCCGGGCAGTATTTCGGCTTCACCGACATCAACATCGATGGCACGTATGCCTGGAGC
Proteins encoded:
- a CDS encoding phosphatidylinositol-specific phospholipase C/glycerophosphodiester phosphodiesterase family protein; translation: MNRGNLRSNLPLLVRAAAAQLACTLLMPAVVHAADAAPLPNAHAHNDYAHKRPLADALDHGFCNVEADIFLVDGALLVAHNRRDVKPEKTLEALYLDPLLARVRANGGRVYRDGPPFMLLVDIKADGRHAYEVLAERLANYAEMLTVVRAGEAHPGAITVVISGDRATDRIAADKVRYAGIDGRMSDLDSDTPANLMPLVSDAWGSHFKWRGQGEMPAEEKQKLQTFVEKAHAHGRKIRFWAIPSNRAVWTELSDAGVDLINTDDLPGLEKFLRERAAAK
- a CDS encoding glucose 1-dehydrogenase translates to MKAIAVFPGKANSVHLADLPKPRVDDIPGGRGVLVRVLKVGIDATDKEINEAKYGAAPPGYDFLVLGHESFGIVEEVGANVKHVRPGDYVAATVRRPGGSIYDKIGNSDMTSEEVYYERGINLLHGFLTEHYVDDAEFIVKVPVGLKHLHVLAEPMSVSAKAVQQAFEAQRRLKVWQPRVAYVLGAGQIGLLTTLILRLRGLDVYTLARTKPPTVNAQIVKDLDATYVSTSETSMEDLAKRVGKADIIVDATGSSAVAFGAMRVLGINGVLVWTSITGGLEHIQVPADRLNLDWVLGNKLLLGSVNGNREHFEMGIRDLAVGEVTYPGVIERILTNPVEGLENYREAMRLLVEEKSALKVFVDVAAG